One segment of Pyricularia oryzae 70-15 chromosome 3, whole genome shotgun sequence DNA contains the following:
- a CDS encoding rhamnogalacturonan acetylesterase, which produces MQLPTSFFAGALGALLLPQQVLATIYLCGDSTMARSGANDGQTDGWGNHFQKYTTAPVVNKAIGGRSARSYWNEGRFAEVANLVRAGDVVVIEFGHNDGGSPNKNDNGRSDCPGSGTEVCYSDKTGEAVYTFVFYYIQAAKLMLAKGATVVLSSQTPNNLWEGGQYGSGAPRFVGYVATAQRALADSRVTQVDHFTATARMYLKLGNVATNALYPRDHTHTSVKGADLNAQSFAQAVAQGLNGTTSLKNLIISNYPRVY; this is translated from the coding sequence ATGCAGCTCCCCACGTCCTTCTTCGCAGGCGCGCTCGGCGCCCTGCTCCTCCCGCAGCAGGTGCTGGCGACCATCTACCTGTGCGGCGACAGCACCATGGCGCGCAGCGGCGCCAACGACGGGCAGACGGACGGCTGGGGCAACCACTTTCAAAAGTACACGACCGCGCCGGTGGTGAACAAGGCGATCGGCGGACGGTCGGCGCGCTCGTATTGGAACGAGGGGCGGTTCGCCGAGGTGGCGAACCTGGTGCGGGCGGGCGACGTGGTGGTGATTGAGTTTGGgcacaacgacggcggcTCGCCCAACAAGAACGACAATGGGCGGTCCGACTGCCCCGGCTCCGGGACCGAGGTGTGCTACTCGGACAAGACGGGCGAGGCAGTCTACACCTTTGTGTTTTACTAcatccaggccgccaagctcATGCTCGCCAAGGGGGCCACGGTGGTGCTCAGCTCCCAGACGCCCAATAACCTGTGGGAGGGCGGGCAGTACGGCAGCGGCGCGCCCCGGTTCGTGGGCTACGTCGCCACGGCGCAGAGGGCCCTCGCCGACTCGAGGGTCACCCAGGTCGACCACttcaccgccaccgccaggaTGTACCTCAAGCTCGGCAATGTCGCCACCAATGCGCTGTACCCGCGCGACCACACGCACACGAGCGTCAAGGGCGCCGACCTCAACGCTCAGAGCTTCGCCCAAGCCGTTGCACAGGGGCTGAACGGGACCACGAGCTTGAAGAACCTCATCATCTCCAACTACCCACGGGTGTACTAA